From a single Erpetoichthys calabaricus chromosome 1, fErpCal1.3, whole genome shotgun sequence genomic region:
- the LOC127527709 gene encoding zinc finger protein 239-like, which yields MPKKHREDNTGKEPYHRSESVKNFSKHSHTTTPIIEKPYCLSKRGKRFSQISHLQTHMRDHGGQGSCRCPACGKHFFDQSSLCKHKRIHTGEKPYCCSECGKRFSQTSHLQVHMRVHTGEQPFSCFECGKRFSDSSNHQRHLRIHTGEKPYCCPECGKRFSNTSSLMSHAGVHTKDHPYACSYCGKTFSQRSSLRIHIRTHTGERPYSCPDCNKLFTDNSSLHRHKRIHSGLRPYCCFECGKRFIQPCSLQRHVRIHTGEKPYHCSKCGKRFIQKTHLQGHMKIHAKKAKSKETVNNKKKKNLK from the coding sequence ATGCCTAAGAAACATAGAGAAGATAATACAGGGAAGGAGCCATACCACCGTTCTGAATCTGTTAAGAACTTTTCAAAACACAGCCATACCACAACTCCCATTATAGAGAAACCATATTGTTTGTCTAAacgtggcaaacgattctcacaaaTAAGCCACCTTCAGACACACATGAGAGATCATGGAGGACAAGGTTCATGTCGTTGTCCAGCATGTGGTAAACATTTCTTTGACCAGAGCAGTCTTTgcaaacacaaaagaattcacactggagagaaaccatattgttgttcggaatgtggcaaacggttctcACAAACAAGCCATCTTCAGGTACACATGAGAGTGCACACGGGAgaacagccattttcctgttTTGAATGCGGCAAACGATTTTCAGATAGCAGTAATCATCAGAGGCATTtaagaattcacactggtgagaagccctattgctgtcctgaatgtggcaaaagattttccAACACGAGCAGTCTTATGAGTCATGCAGGAGTCCACACTAAAGACCATCCTTATGCCTGTTCTTATTGTGGCAAGACATTCTCACAAAGAAGCAGTCTTCGTATACATATAAGAACACACACTGGAGAGAGGCCATACTCTTGTCCTGATTGTAATAAGCTATTCACCGATAACAGCAGCCTTCATAGACACAAAAGAATTCATTCTGGATTAAGGCCATATTGTTGCTTtgaatgtggcaagcgattcATACAACCGTGCAGTCTTCAGCGACACgtaagaattcacacaggagaaaagccataCCATTGCTCTAAGTGTGGAAAAAGATTCATACAGAAAACTCATCTTCAGGGACACATGAAAATTCATGCTAAAAAGGCAAAATCCAAAGAGactgtaaataacaaaaagaaaaaaaatctgaaataa